In Candidatus Hydrogenedentota bacterium, the genomic window GCGGCGCGCCCTGGGGCCGGGCGTGTACTTCTTCGCCTTTAACCCCGTCATGGCTTTCTGGGCGGCCGCAATGCTGCTGTAGCCGCCCGCCCTCTTGCCCGCGACGACGGCGCCGGCAATGGCCGCGCCCAGGGCGCAGGTCTGCGCCGAACGCGATATTTCCATCGTGCGGCCCATGATGTCGGCGTATATCTGCATGACGAGGGGATTCTTCTCGGCAATGCCGCCGCAATTGATCACGCGCCGGATCGGGACGCCGTATTCTTCGAACCGGTTGATGATCGTGAGGGCGCCGAACCCGGTCGCCTCGATCAGCGCGCGATAAATTTCCGCCGGCGTGGTATAGAGCGTCTGCCCAAGCAACAGGCCCGTCAGGCGTTGATCGACCAGGACAGTGCGGTTGCCGTTGTTCCAGTCCAGCGCAAGGAGTCCCGACGCGCCTGGAGCGATTTTCGCGGCCTCTTTCGTGAGTGCTTCGTGGGACCCTGCCTTGGGGCCGCCGGGCTGGATGTAGTTGACAAACCAGTTGAAAATGTCGCCCACGGCGGACTGGCCCGCCTCGAGCCCGATCGCGTCCGGCAGAATGCTGCCGGGGACGATGCCGCAGAGCCCCGGTATATCCGCGGGCGGGCGGGCCATCGAGGCCACCGCCATGTCGCAGGTGCTGGTGCCGACGATGCGCGCGAAAATGCCCGGCTGGATGCCTGCGCCAACGGCGCCGAGATGCGCGTCGAACGCGCCGGCGGCCACGGGAATCCCTTCCGGCAGCCCCGTCTTCTTTGCCCACGTTTTCGACAGGCCGCCGACCTTTGTGTCGATGGCGAAGGCTTTGGCCTTGAGCCGCTCGCGAAGCACGCCCAGTGCCGGGTCCAGTTTCGACAGAAACTCCTTATCGGGATAGCCGCCCCACGCGTCGTTGTACATGGCCTTGTGTCCGGCAGCGCACACGCACGCCACGTAGCTGCCGGGGGCTTCGTTGCCGGTCAGCATGGCGGGGATCCAGTCGGCGCACTCGATCCATGAGTACGCGGCCTCAAACACCTTGGGATTGGCCCGCCTGCAGTGAAGAATCTTGCTGAAGAACCATTCGCTGCTATAGGTGCCGCCGCATTTTGCGAGGTATTGGGGCCGGTCGGTCCTGGCCATTGCGGTAATTTCTTCGGCTTCCGCGATGCCCGTGTGGTCTTTCCACAACCATGCCATCGCGGCGGGCTCTTTCGCGAAGCGCTTTTGAAAGGCCAGCGGGCACCCGTTCTCGTCGATTGGCAAGGGCGTGCTGCCCGTCGTATCGACGCCGATGCCGATGATTTGGTCCGGGCTGAACCCTTTGACCGCTTTCTTTGCGGCAGCCAGCGCCTTGGCGATTGCCACTTCGGCGCCCTTGACGTAGTCGGCCGGGTGCTGCCGCGCGAGGTTCGGGTCGTTGCTGAGAATTACGCCTTCCTTGCCGTGGGCATAATTCCAGACCGCCGTGCCGACTTCGCGGCCGTTCGCCACGTCGACGACCAGGGCGCGCACCGAGTTCGTGCCGTAATCAAGGCCAATGGTGTATTTGGGCATGGGTCGCTCCTTTCCGCTCGCATTCCAAAGCGGGAACAGTGCCGATTGCATCAGGCGCCTCGCATGACGAGACCGGCCTGTCCCCGTTCCCGTGCGTTCCTCACCAGCATTTGCGCCGATGCAGGCTAGTCTAATAACCGGACGGCCTTTCCGCAACCCGGTTGCGTTCACGCCAAGAATGGTTTATCCGTTCCCATATTCCCAGAAGAGACCGAAGACGGTGAGCAGCACAGTGAATTGAAACAAGAAGACGAGCCAGAGAGGAGCTTTGCGCCGGAACGCCGCCAGGATGGGCCCCCACAAGAAAGCCGCCCAGACGAGGAAGACAACCGCCGCGCCCATGCTCAACTCCGAGTGTGCGTTGGCGCCCGCACCGGGGCCCATGCGTTCGAGGGCGTATTCGTGGGCAGGCCATGTCAACAGACTCAGGGGCAGGCCGATGAGGTACGCGAAGAGGCCGCCGAACGGCTCCCTCAGTGGCTTGAGCGCGCCGCCCCATTGCAGCATGCCGCCCACTCCAAACGCTGGCACCAGCGCCGCGTAGAAAAGCAGGATAACCGGGCGGAACCGGCCGTGGTTGGGCGCTTCGGGTCCGGGCTCGTTCTCGGGTGCGGTTTCACCCTTCGTCATCGTCTCGTTGGGGTCCATCGCCGG contains:
- a CDS encoding ribulokinase, with the protein product MPKYTIGLDYGTNSVRALVVDVANGREVGTAVWNYAHGKEGVILSNDPNLARQHPADYVKGAEVAIAKALAAAKKAVKGFSPDQIIGIGVDTTGSTPLPIDENGCPLAFQKRFAKEPAAMAWLWKDHTGIAEAEEITAMARTDRPQYLAKCGGTYSSEWFFSKILHCRRANPKVFEAAYSWIECADWIPAMLTGNEAPGSYVACVCAAGHKAMYNDAWGGYPDKEFLSKLDPALGVLRERLKAKAFAIDTKVGGLSKTWAKKTGLPEGIPVAAGAFDAHLGAVGAGIQPGIFARIVGTSTCDMAVASMARPPADIPGLCGIVPGSILPDAIGLEAGQSAVGDIFNWFVNYIQPGGPKAGSHEALTKEAAKIAPGASGLLALDWNNGNRTVLVDQRLTGLLLGQTLYTTPAEIYRALIEATGFGALTIINRFEEYGVPIRRVINCGGIAEKNPLVMQIYADIMGRTMEISRSAQTCALGAAIAGAVVAGKRAGGYSSIAAAQKAMTGLKAKKYTPGPRARRVYQELYPLYKALHDALGTQSWSGNLHHIMKRLLEIRAKARK